GGCAGCATCCAAAATGGCGCCCATGTTCAAATACGAGTCCTGGGGCAAACCACTCCCGATGCAAACGGCTTGATCTGCTATTTGAACGAATAGGCTATCACGGTCAGCTGTCGAATAGACGGCCACCGCCTGCAGATCCATTTCATGCAGAGCCCGAATGGTCTGGACCGCAATTTCGCCCCGATTAGCAATTAAAACCCTTTTTATCATCAACTTCACCCTACGCTTCAATGGCAAACATGAGATCAGCAGTCACAATGACTTCGCCGTCACGGATTACTTCACCGTGACCAACCCCGATGTTTCGTTTCAACTTGGTTAACTGGACCTTAAGTTGCAAGACGTCACCGGGACGCATTTCATCCTTAAACTCCGCCTGCTTAATCCCGCCAAAGAAGACGTTCTGTTTGTGATGTTCGGGCATGGATAAAATGGCTACTACTCCAGTTTGCGCTAGGGATTCCAAAATGATGGGATGCGGCAACGATAGTTGGTTTCCGTTTGAAAAATACCACTCGTTCATCGTGATGTTCTTTTGGGCTTGCGCACTTTCCCCCGGAGTAACCGCCACAATCTTATCAATCATTTCAAAGGGATACCGTTGGGGAATAAAGTCACTTACCTTATACTCCATGCTAGTCCTCCTCAATCTCAAACAATGGCTGTTCGTACTCAACCATTTCACCGTCTGAAAACAGCCGCTTTTTGATAATTCCACTCACAGGACTTTTCACTTCGTTAATTAATTTCATGGCTTCGATGGCACAAATGGTTTCCCCTTTTTTCACGTGGTCCCCAATTTCTTTATAAGCTGGTTTGTCTGGACTTGGAGCCATGTAAACCAGACCGACCATCGGCGCTTTCAATTGATACGGAGCGGCTGTTTGCGAACCAGTTTGCGCCATAGCTTCGGACGAAGTTTCATTATCAGCGTCCACTTGGGGAGCTGGCGTACTTTGTTTACTAAAGTAAACGTTCACTCCATCCCCATCGATTTTTAACTCTTGTAAGCTTGATTGATCAAATTTGGCTAATAACCTTTCAATATCAGCTTCATTCATTAATCTTCTTCCCACTTTCTCATTGCAATCACAGCGTTGTGACCCCCAAAACCAAAGGAGTTACTGATGGCCGTTTTAATGGGAGCCTGTTTGTTATCATCGTTAACTAACTGAATGTGGACTTCAGGATCTTGTTCGTACAGACCAACGTTGACGGGCATTTGACCCCGTTGTAAGGCTCCAACCAGAATGGCAGCCTCTAAACCACCAGCGGCTCCTAGTGAGTGCCCTACCATTCCCTTGATGGAACTTGTCTTTAAGTGATCGTTATCCTTAAACAATTTTTCAATGTCAGAAGCTTCAGCAACATCATTAGCATGCGTCGCCGTCCCGTGAGCATTTACATAATCGAGTTCTTCCGGAGCAATGCCACCTTCATTTAACGCTTGTTTCATCGCCATGATGGCCCCTTTTCCCTCTGGATCAGGAGCGGTTAAGTGGTAAGCATCACTGGTCGTTCCGTAACCAACGATTTCAGCTAAGATGTGGGCCCCGCGTTCTTTCGCGTGGTCATAGTCTTCTAAGACTAACGAAGCGGCCCCTTCACCCAGCACAAATCCGTTCCGGTTCACGTCAAATGGGAGGGAGGCTTTTTCTGGATCTTCTGAAGTCGATAAAGCCGTCAGAGCCGCAAATCCAGCAATTCCCATCATACTAACGGCGGCTTCCGTTCCTCCGGCAATCATAATCTTGGCCTTGCCATTCTTGATGTATTCAAAGGCATCCCCCACCGCGTTGGTTCCAGAAGCACAAGCTGTAACCACCGTTTGCGATGTGTTTTGGGCGTCAAAGTACATTGATACGTTTCCGGCCGCCATATTAGAAATCGCTTTGGGAACGAATAAAGGAGATACCCGGCGTGGTCCTTTTTCAAAGGCCTTTTGCAGTTGTTCTTCGATGGTTGAAATTCCACCGATTCCAGTTCCGTAAATGACCCCTAAATCTTCTGGTTGGTAGTTTTCGTTTAATACCAATCCCGCTTGGTCCATCGCTTCTTTAGCCGTATATAGGGCATATTGTGCGTAAGGATCTAGTCGCTTGTAGTCGCGTTTGCTGAGCCGTTTACCCGGATCAAAGTCTTTCACCTCAGCGGCCACTGAGATCCCGGTTTCACTAGCATCAAACTTGGTAATGGGACCAATCCCATTTTTAGAATCCAAAATGTTATCGACAAATTCATCAGCTGTATTGCCGACTGGGGAAACAACTCCCATTCCTGTTACTACTACTCGATTACTCACAAGTTTCCTCCTTATAAGAAACTGCAGAACTTACATGGTTAATCCACCATCAACGGTAATTACTTGCCCCGTAATGTAGTCGTTATCGACCAAAAAGGCGACCGTTTTGGCAATGTTTTGCACGTCTCCAAACCGTTTTAACGGAATTTCATTTTCAAATTGTTTTACAATTTTATCACTTAACTTAGCGGTCATCGCGGTCTTAATCATCCCGGGAGCAACCGCATTACACCGAATCCCCCGCAACGATCCTTCGCGCGCCGTGGTTTTCGTTAAGCCCACAATTCCGGCTTTACTAGCAGAATAGTTTGCTTGGCCTAGATTACCATGGGTTCCGGCAATACTAGACATGTTTACAATCACACCAGAACGTTGTTTTTGCATGACCTTTAACGCAAATTTGGACATGTTAAACGTCCCAACCAGGTTGGTGTCTAACACGTCCTTAAATGAGGCTTCCGTCATCCGCGTCATTAACTTGTCCTGCGTTTGTCCGGCGTTATTAACTAACACATCCAGCCGCCCGTACTTATCCAGGACCGTTTGCACCATCCGGTCCGCGTCTTCTTCCTTGGCAACGTCTCCAGTTACAATTTCTACTGGAGTGGAAAATTCCGCTTGTAAAGCAGCTACTTCATCAGCACTAAGTTCCCGGTGGGAATTCAGAACTACCTGGCGGTTTTCCGTCGCTAATTCTTGGGCAGTTGCTAACCCAATTCCTTTGGTTCCACCCGTCACCAGCACTACCTGTTTCGTTGTCGTCATTTTGTGACCTCCGTCTGTAATTCAGCTTGTACCTTGGCTAACGTGGCTACGCTATCGACATGATAGGTCGCCAAATCAGGGACAATTTTCTTAGCAAACCGGGTCAACGTTTCGCCCGGTCCGATTTCAACCAACGTATCAACATCCGTCGTATGGTTGAGATACTCTAAATCTGCTTGAAAGTGAGTTGGTTGCACCAGTTGGTGCGTCAACGTGGTCTTTAATGTCGCTGTAGTAAACGGCTGTTCTGTCGTATTACTAATCACTGGTACCGTCCAGTCATGCACGGATACCGGCTTCAAGCGTTGTTGCAACTTAGCACTCGCTGATTTCATTAACGGGGTGTGGGAAGCAACCGCTACCGGCAGGGGCACCACTCGTTTAGCCCCAGCGGCCTTCAACTGTTCCGTGGCCGCAGCCACCCCTGCTTTAGTTCCGCCAATCACTGTCTGGAACGGGGTATTGTAATTAGCCGGATAAACGTCAGGGAGATCATTAACGACCTCCGTCACCGTTTGCGGATCAAGCTTTAAAACCGCCGCCATGGAGCCGGGTTGAGCAGCACCGGCTTCTGCCATGTACCGGGACCGATCATGGACTAGGGCTAGCGCATCTGGGTAAACCAGCGCGCCACTAGCAACTAAGGCACTATATTCACCTAAACTCAAACCAATCATGGCCTGAGGGGCTAAACCAGCGGCAGTAAGCACCTGACTAAGTCCGTAGCTCATGGCCAAAATGGCAACTTGCACGTTGTTCGGATCATTCAGTTGCTGGGCATCGGTCAAATCAATTCCGAGCGTCGTCTGGACCTGGTCAATGGCAGCTCGGTACAACGGTTCTGCTTCATAGAGGTCCATCCCCATGTCCGGAAACTGACTTCCCTGCCCACTAAATAAATAACCTATTTTTGTCATAGAGGCCTCAATCTAATCGTGCGTTTATTTAGCTTGGTTAACTTGTTGGTCAACGTAATCAACTAACTGACCAACTGTTTCAATTCCTTCGTCACCGTCAATTTCGATGTCGTATTCGTCTTCTAGGGCGTCCACGATTTCAAAGATGTCTAGGCTATCAAGGTCCAAACCATCTTTAAAGTTAGTTTCTAACGTAATGTCGTTAACATCGACGTCATCAGTTTGGTCTGCCACAATTTCTTTAATCTTAGCTAAAATTTGATCTTTACTAGTTTCACTCATTGGTTATTCTCCTCTTAATTAAATCTTAATCTAGTATCTAATAATAACAGTTCCGACCGTTAATCCGCCACCAAAACCAGTCAAGGCAATGTAGTCACCCCGCTGAATCTGGTGCTGATTAATCAGTTCTGCCAATAAAATCGGTTCACTGGCGGCCGCAGTATTTCCATATTCAGTAATGTTAATCGGAAAGCGCTGGTCTGGCAAATCGAGTTTTTTTGCAACCCGTTTGACAATCCGTGCGTTCGCCTGGTGCATCACAAAGTACTTAATGTCCGACAAGTCCAAGCCGGCCTGTTCCGTGGCCCGCCGAATGGAAGCCGGCGCCTGACGGGTCGCAAAGTTATACACCACGTGCCCATCCATTTGAAAAAAACGGTGCCGTGCATCCAAATTACCGTTGCCAAAAGGAGTCTTTTCCACCATTTGACCGGCAGTCAGTGAGGAACCTAAGTCCCCGGCGGTCTTTAAATCAGCTCCCATCACTTGCGAAGCACTCCCGTCGTTTGTAACCAAAACCCCGGCTGCTCCGTCGCCAAACAGGACTGCGGTAGAACGATCATGCCAGTCAACTAGCTTGCTCAGCCGTTCACTCCCAATCACAATTCCCGTTCCACCCGGCAATTTAGCCAGCAACGAATTCATGACATCCGTGGCGTACACAAACCCGGAACAAGCCGCATTCACATCAAACGCTACTGCGTTAGTCGCTCCCAGCGCTCCTTGAACTTCGGCAGCTACTGCCGGGGTCAGGTGATCCGGTGACATGGTGGCCACGATGATATAGTCCAATCGATGGACATCCATTTGGGCTTGTTCCACTAACTGGCGAGCCACTTTGGTCGCTAACGAGGCGTTGGTTTCTGCCACCGCAATGTGACGACGTTCAATTCCCGTTCGTCGTTTAATCCACTCATCAGAGGTATCCATTATTTGTTCTAAGTCATGATTAGTAACCACCCGCTCTGGTACTGCCAGCGCCGCGGCCTTAATCGCGTAACTTGTCATGTTATTCTCTTTCTTGTTGATCCACGATAAACGTTAGCTTCGTTTCACACGCTTTTTCTTCGCCCACATAGGCCACACAGGAAACGGATCCCGTCCGGTTTCTCACCTTATCCATGGTTACCTTGAAGGTTAACACGTCACCTGGTTCCACCATCCGGCGGAATTTGGCGTTTTTAATGCTGCCGAGGTAAGCCGTTTTGTTTTCAAACTCAGGAGTACTTAAAATCAAAATCGATGCCACTTGTGCCATCGATTCAATAATTAAGACCCCTGGCATGACCGGGTTACCGGGGAAGTGTCCCTGAAAGTACTCCTCGTTAATCGTCACATTTTTGGTAGCAACGATTGATTCTCCCGGAGTCATTTCGTCGACCCGGTCAATAAACAGAATCGGGTACCGGTTTGGAATTAAATCCATAATTTCTTTTGCATTCATTACAGCCATAGTTATTACTCCTAATCATCAAAATATTGAGATTCGTCTGCTCAACCTATTCTCGGTAAAAGGCGAACGGGTTGCAATCAATTGGGGGCCATTTCCCCTGGTTAGAGATAGCAAAGCCCGGCTGCTAGGGCATTCCTGCTCTTCAAAATGCTGGTTACAGATTAAATGATTAGTAACAACAACCATTAACCTGCAACAGGCACCCAACTGAAAAAAGGACAAAGTCCTTAATCCTTTGTCCTACTAATATTTTAATTTGGCCTGTGCGAACAAGTTCAATTGTTGGGCACTTAGGTTAAACGTTTGGGGCCGACCCTTCTGGACCAGTCGATGTAGTTGCATCAATTGTTGCTCGCGTTTACGCCAGTTGCCTAAAGCAGCAAAGTCTTTTTGGGTTATTTTCATTAATTTCACGCGGGTTTCCCTCCTTGTTCAACCGTTTGCGTTGGGACAATTAATTTTGTCACTGGCTAAATTATAATATAAATGGTAAAAAGACGCACGATTCTACCCAGATTAGCGTTCAAATCAATTAACTTGGCAGGAACCAACCCATTTGCGTTATGATATAATTGGAATATCACATTTTTTGAAAGGATTTAACTGAGCCTATGAATAATGAAAATAACGATAGCGGTAGCACCACTACTGCTCCGCAACAAAATTTTTCTTTCTTTGGAAAAGTCATTAATATTTCCTTACGAACGTTAATGTCATTCGTCGGAATTGCCATTTTGTCCATGGGGGCGGCGTTATTAAAATCTTCCCCAATTCTGGGGCTTGATCCCTTCACCGCCGTCAATACCGGGATGGCAACCCTCTTGCATACTTCTCTAGGGATTTACCAATTGTGTGCGAACTTCGTCATCTTCATTTTCGTACTGCTTTTGGACCGGAAGAAAATCGGAATTGGGACGATTATGAACATGGTGTTAGTTGGATTTGAAATCCAATGGTTCTCTGCCATCTACCACCAAATCTTCCCCGGTCACGTTAACTTCTTGATTTTGGTTGCTGATTTAATTCTTGGTTTACTCTTCTTTACGGCCGGAAGTTCTTTGTACATGGCTCCATCCTTGGGAGTTGCTCCGTACGATGCGATTGCACCAATTGCTTCGGCCCGTTTGCACTGTAAATATAAGACCGCTCGGGTTATCCAAGATATTTGTTTCTTGGTTGCCGCCGTCTTAGTGCACGGTCCGGTTGGGTTTGCTTCCATTATCGTGGCCTTCTTCGCTGGTCCATTGATTTCCTTCTGGGATCGCAGTATCAGTACCCCAACGATGGATTACATTGACGAATTAAGTGGTCACCCATCCATCAAGAACTTGGCCAGTGGGGTTACGAAGGCAACTCGGTCTGGGTACCATTCCCTGTCAAAAGCCTACAACTCCACGTTGGACATGCAAATGCACCTGGCTGGTTACACCAACCGGGAGTTAATTAAGAAAATTCAAGAAACGGAACACAGCATGCAAGAATCCCAAAAAGCCTACAACGATTACCGTTCCCAATACCGGATGTTAATCGCTGAAATGGTAAAGCGGGACAAGCGTGGGGACTTAAAGAACTCACCAGTTAACACGACCAGCACCAAGAACAATCAAAACGCTGGTCAAAAATAAAATCGACTAACTAAAAACACCTTACTTTTCCGAAGTAAGGTGTTTTTTTAGCTTTAACGACATCATTAGGTGGTCCGGCGTTTAAAGGCATAATTTCCAACTACCAGCAAACAACCTCCATAAACCAAGATTAAGCCTAAATACTCTGGAATTGATAACAACGTAACCTGCTGTAAGGCTGGGTTAATAACTTGCCCATTTAAATTCATGACGTTAATCGGATTGTACCTTAGCAACGGATGGCTATGAACTAACCCAAACATTGCATTAGCCAATAATGGACTAACAAAGCAAACGATGATTCCGACCGTCGTTCCTAAGCCCGTTGATTTAAACCCTAAAGCAACGGTCAATACCAAACTGCTGATCAATCCCGTGGTGAAAAACTTGGCCACGTTACTCAACCAGAAAACATTCCAATCTGCGGTAGGAATGGCAGAATTGCCCAACCAGCTGAAAAGCAGTAGCGAAAAACTAAGCGAGATTAATGCCAACAAACCAGCAAACACCAATAAGGTGACTAGCTTGCTCAGATAAATTGTAGTGCGCGAAAATTGTTTGGAAATTAAGAGTTTAATGGTGCCGTAGTTAAACTCTTGGGTGAAAATGGTACTACTGAGATAAATCAGCACCAAAAATCCCCACAGCGAACCATTAAAGTTATCTAACCAAACTGCTTTAACCGTAATGAGATGCGGATTATAGTTAGAGATTTCAGCAGTAGTAAGCATCAGTACTAGTTGCAAAACCAGCACCGCATAGGTACTTTTCTGATGAAAAAGCTTAAATAACTCTTGTTTAATCAGTAATTTCACGTGGCGTCTCCTTTCTATTTCAGCAACTGCAACAAGTTGTTTTCAAAGTCATCTCGTTCACTTTCAACCGTTTGAATGTGAATCCCATTGGCATTTAACCCTGGAACCAACGTTTGCAACTCGGCTACCGGGACCATTAAAGCTGTATCACTAATTTCAATTTGCTCATTAGCTCCAATCAGTTTGCGCGCTAAATCAAACTTATCAACGGTAATCCGGAGCCGCTGCTGGGAATGGTGCTGAAAACGACGCAATGTCGTCTGTTTTAAGATCACACCGTCTTTAATGATGATTAACACATCAATCATTTTCTCTAATTCGCTTAAAACGTGGCTGGAAATTAGAAAAGTAATGCCCCGTTTTTGCAAGCGGAGAATTAAATCCCGAACCTGCTTCGTCCCATTAGGATCTAGACCGTTAATGGGTTCATCGAGAATTACTAGTCTGGGTTGATTAATCAACGCTAATAAAATGCCTAACTTCTGCTTCATTCCCAAGGAATATTGGCGGGTGGGCCGCTTTAGATAAGATTCCATTTCTAAAGCAGCAATTAAATCTTCAGTTTCTTTCTGGTTATAGTCATCGTTAGCAAATAACCGGAGATGCTCCCAACCGGTTAAGTAAGGATAAAGTGCCGGATATTCAATCAACGATCCCACGTTGTGGAGGGCTGTTTTCTTTTGAACGCTAACCACCTGTTGCTCCACTTTGATAGTGCCCTGATTAATGGATATCATTCCTAAAATGGATTTCATCAGGGTGGTTTTCCCGGCTCCATTTGCGCCAACTAGTCCCCCAATTTGCCCCGCTTCCAGCGTAAACGAGACGTCCTTTAGAATCGATTTCCCTTTAATTTGTTTTCTGAGGTTCGTTACTTGTAATTGCACCTGTCTCCTCCTTCATTAAATAAAATCAAACTTCTTTGACCTTACAATAATGATTGATCCAGACAAGCTCTAGTCTTGAGCCCCAGCAAAAAAGGATGTCTCAGTAGCTGAGCCATCCTTTTAAAATTGCTATTTTCTTTTTGAAATCAATGAAACC
This genomic stretch from Fructilactobacillus carniphilus harbors:
- the fabZ gene encoding 3-hydroxyacyl-ACP dehydratase FabZ, which codes for MAVMNAKEIMDLIPNRYPILFIDRVDEMTPGESIVATKNVTINEEYFQGHFPGNPVMPGVLIIESMAQVASILILSTPEFENKTAYLGSIKNAKFRRMVEPGDVLTFKVTMDKVRNRTGSVSCVAYVGEEKACETKLTFIVDQQERE
- a CDS encoding acetyl-CoA carboxylase biotin carboxyl carrier protein, producing the protein MNEADIERLLAKFDQSSLQELKIDGDGVNVYFSKQSTPAPQVDADNETSSEAMAQTGSQTAAPYQLKAPMVGLVYMAPSPDKPAYKEIGDHVKKGETICAIEAMKLINEVKSPVSGIIKKRLFSDGEMVEYEQPLFEIEED
- a CDS encoding acyl carrier protein, producing MSETSKDQILAKIKEIVADQTDDVDVNDITLETNFKDGLDLDSLDIFEIVDALEDEYDIEIDGDEGIETVGQLVDYVDQQVNQAK
- a CDS encoding ACP S-malonyltransferase — protein: MTKIGYLFSGQGSQFPDMGMDLYEAEPLYRAAIDQVQTTLGIDLTDAQQLNDPNNVQVAILAMSYGLSQVLTAAGLAPQAMIGLSLGEYSALVASGALVYPDALALVHDRSRYMAEAGAAQPGSMAAVLKLDPQTVTEVVNDLPDVYPANYNTPFQTVIGGTKAGVAAATEQLKAAGAKRVVPLPVAVASHTPLMKSASAKLQQRLKPVSVHDWTVPVISNTTEQPFTTATLKTTLTHQLVQPTHFQADLEYLNHTTDVDTLVEIGPGETLTRFAKKIVPDLATYHVDSVATLAKVQAELQTEVTK
- a CDS encoding beta-ketoacyl-ACP synthase III; its protein translation is MTSYAIKAAALAVPERVVTNHDLEQIMDTSDEWIKRRTGIERRHIAVAETNASLATKVARQLVEQAQMDVHRLDYIIVATMSPDHLTPAVAAEVQGALGATNAVAFDVNAACSGFVYATDVMNSLLAKLPGGTGIVIGSERLSKLVDWHDRSTAVLFGDGAAGVLVTNDGSASQVMGADLKTAGDLGSSLTAGQMVEKTPFGNGNLDARHRFFQMDGHVVYNFATRQAPASIRRATEQAGLDLSDIKYFVMHQANARIVKRVAKKLDLPDQRFPINITEYGNTAAASEPILLAELINQHQIQRGDYIALTGFGGGLTVGTVIIRY
- a CDS encoding 3-hydroxyacyl-ACP dehydratase FabZ family protein → MEYKVSDFIPQRYPFEMIDKIVAVTPGESAQAQKNITMNEWYFSNGNQLSLPHPIILESLAQTGVVAILSMPEHHKQNVFFGGIKQAEFKDEMRPGDVLQLKVQLTKLKRNIGVGHGEVIRDGEVIVTADLMFAIEA
- a CDS encoding ABC transporter ATP-binding protein, producing the protein MQLQVTNLRKQIKGKSILKDVSFTLEAGQIGGLVGANGAGKTTLMKSILGMISINQGTIKVEQQVVSVQKKTALHNVGSLIEYPALYPYLTGWEHLRLFANDDYNQKETEDLIAALEMESYLKRPTRQYSLGMKQKLGILLALINQPRLVILDEPINGLDPNGTKQVRDLILRLQKRGITFLISSHVLSELEKMIDVLIIIKDGVILKQTTLRRFQHHSQQRLRITVDKFDLARKLIGANEQIEISDTALMVPVAELQTLVPGLNANGIHIQTVESERDDFENNLLQLLK
- the fabG gene encoding 3-oxoacyl-ACP reductase FabG; amino-acid sequence: MTTTKQVVLVTGGTKGIGLATAQELATENRQVVLNSHRELSADEVAALQAEFSTPVEIVTGDVAKEEDADRMVQTVLDKYGRLDVLVNNAGQTQDKLMTRMTEASFKDVLDTNLVGTFNMSKFALKVMQKQRSGVIVNMSSIAGTHGNLGQANYSASKAGIVGLTKTTAREGSLRGIRCNAVAPGMIKTAMTAKLSDKIVKQFENEIPLKRFGDVQNIAKTVAFLVDNDYITGQVITVDGGLTM
- a CDS encoding YczE/YyaS/YitT family protein, with protein sequence MNNENNDSGSTTTAPQQNFSFFGKVINISLRTLMSFVGIAILSMGAALLKSSPILGLDPFTAVNTGMATLLHTSLGIYQLCANFVIFIFVLLLDRKKIGIGTIMNMVLVGFEIQWFSAIYHQIFPGHVNFLILVADLILGLLFFTAGSSLYMAPSLGVAPYDAIAPIASARLHCKYKTARVIQDICFLVAAVLVHGPVGFASIIVAFFAGPLISFWDRSISTPTMDYIDELSGHPSIKNLASGVTKATRSGYHSLSKAYNSTLDMQMHLAGYTNRELIKKIQETEHSMQESQKAYNDYRSQYRMLIAEMVKRDKRGDLKNSPVNTTSTKNNQNAGQK
- a CDS encoding ABC transporter permease, which gives rise to MKLLIKQELFKLFHQKSTYAVLVLQLVLMLTTAEISNYNPHLITVKAVWLDNFNGSLWGFLVLIYLSSTIFTQEFNYGTIKLLISKQFSRTTIYLSKLVTLLVFAGLLALISLSFSLLLFSWLGNSAIPTADWNVFWLSNVAKFFTTGLISSLVLTVALGFKSTGLGTTVGIIVCFVSPLLANAMFGLVHSHPLLRYNPINVMNLNGQVINPALQQVTLLSIPEYLGLILVYGGCLLVVGNYAFKRRTT
- the fabF gene encoding beta-ketoacyl-ACP synthase II, coding for MGVVSPVGNTADEFVDNILDSKNGIGPITKFDASETGISVAAEVKDFDPGKRLSKRDYKRLDPYAQYALYTAKEAMDQAGLVLNENYQPEDLGVIYGTGIGGISTIEEQLQKAFEKGPRRVSPLFVPKAISNMAAGNVSMYFDAQNTSQTVVTACASGTNAVGDAFEYIKNGKAKIMIAGGTEAAVSMMGIAGFAALTALSTSEDPEKASLPFDVNRNGFVLGEGAASLVLEDYDHAKERGAHILAEIVGYGTTSDAYHLTAPDPEGKGAIMAMKQALNEGGIAPEELDYVNAHGTATHANDVAEASDIEKLFKDNDHLKTSSIKGMVGHSLGAAGGLEAAILVGALQRGQMPVNVGLYEQDPEVHIQLVNDDNKQAPIKTAISNSFGFGGHNAVIAMRKWEED